From Pseudomonas putida, one genomic window encodes:
- a CDS encoding DUF1850 domain-containing protein, translated as MTSLCIGLAGVVWASLPLQEVTLAWQHSVEKVRWEEDYQVTPAGLVLQEARVRGSGAGMEIPDDARLRDGAWHYHRHLPPLQPLHAGRTPEAGDYQLCVEGRCQPLSYWLGPPTPSIAAVDFWACEGSAAADQRKALP; from the coding sequence ATGACCAGCCTTTGCATCGGGCTTGCCGGTGTGGTCTGGGCCAGTCTGCCGTTGCAGGAGGTTACCCTGGCCTGGCAGCACAGTGTGGAGAAGGTCCGCTGGGAGGAGGATTATCAGGTGACACCGGCAGGCCTGGTGCTGCAGGAGGCTCGGGTGCGCGGCAGCGGCGCCGGCATGGAGATCCCGGATGACGCTCGCCTGCGTGATGGGGCATGGCACTACCACCGCCATCTGCCCCCGCTGCAACCTCTGCATGCCGGGCGCACGCCCGAGGCCGGCGACTATCAATTGTGCGTCGAGGGCAGGTGCCAGCCCCTCTCCTATTGGCTGGGACCGCCAACCCCTAGCATTGCTGCCGTGGATTTCTGGGCATGCGAAGGCAGTGCAGCCGCCGATCAGCGCAAAGCACTGCCCTGA
- a CDS encoding TRAP transporter permease — MSDTGQGLQASTDRWPATLFAVALAFSTFQIATAAFPLVSSQVLRAVHVGFLLLVVYLSYPWAGHRRPWQPLGWLLGLAGMATAAYQWHFEGELIQRSGELTTSDLVFGLLLIGLVFEAARRVMGIALPIICALFLAYGLLGQYLPGDLAHRGYGLDQIVNQLAFGTEGLYGTPTYVSATYIYLFILFGAFLEQAGMIRLFTDFAMGLFGHRSGGPAKVSVFSSALMGTITGSGVANVVTTGQFTIPLMKRFGYKPAFAGGVESTASMGSQLMPPVMGAVAFIMAETINVPYAEVAKAALIPALLYFGSVYWMVHLEARRSQLHGLPREQCPSAWEAVRQRWFLLIPLVVLVGLLFSGRTPLYSGMVGLALTAIVILGSAIILRAQKTWLRAAFWVALGILCSGFFRMGIGVILLVIASLAIACAFIQGGRATLRACVMALAEGARHAVPVGIACALVGVIIGVISLTGLATTFAGYILDLGRENLFLSLLLTMLTCLVLGMGIPTIPNYIITSSIAAPALLELGVPLIVSHMFVFYFGILADLTPPVALACFAAAPIAKEKGLLISFWAVRIAMAGFVVPFMAVYDPALMMQGDSVGATLYILIKAMFAVALWGCAATGHWRMPMPWWERLLAFMAGVSLILALPISDEVGFALGIAVMGWHYWRSRPAPGQPA, encoded by the coding sequence CCACGCTTTTTGCCGTGGCCTTGGCATTTTCGACCTTTCAGATTGCCACGGCGGCCTTCCCGCTGGTTTCCAGTCAGGTACTGCGGGCAGTACACGTAGGGTTCTTGCTGCTGGTGGTGTACCTGAGCTACCCGTGGGCAGGTCATCGCAGGCCGTGGCAACCGCTTGGCTGGCTGCTGGGCCTGGCAGGCATGGCCACTGCTGCCTACCAGTGGCATTTCGAGGGCGAGCTGATTCAACGCTCCGGGGAACTGACCACCAGTGACCTGGTGTTCGGCCTGCTGCTGATCGGCCTGGTTTTCGAGGCAGCGCGACGGGTGATGGGTATCGCCCTGCCCATCATTTGCGCTCTTTTTCTGGCCTACGGGCTGCTCGGCCAGTACCTGCCCGGTGACCTTGCGCATCGCGGCTACGGCCTCGATCAGATCGTCAACCAACTGGCCTTCGGCACCGAGGGGCTGTATGGCACGCCCACCTATGTCTCGGCGACCTATATCTACCTGTTCATCCTGTTCGGCGCGTTCCTTGAACAGGCCGGCATGATACGGCTGTTCACTGACTTTGCCATGGGCCTGTTCGGCCATCGCAGCGGGGGGCCGGCAAAAGTCTCGGTATTCTCCTCGGCGCTGATGGGGACCATCACCGGTTCAGGGGTGGCAAACGTGGTCACCACCGGGCAGTTCACGATCCCGCTGATGAAGCGCTTCGGCTACAAGCCGGCATTTGCCGGGGGCGTTGAGTCGACCGCAAGCATGGGCAGCCAACTGATGCCACCGGTCATGGGCGCGGTGGCGTTCATCATGGCCGAAACGATCAACGTTCCCTATGCCGAAGTGGCGAAGGCCGCGCTCATTCCGGCCTTGCTGTATTTCGGCTCGGTGTACTGGATGGTGCACCTGGAAGCCCGGCGCAGCCAGCTGCATGGTTTACCCCGCGAGCAATGCCCGAGTGCCTGGGAGGCAGTGCGTCAACGCTGGTTCCTGCTGATACCCCTGGTGGTACTGGTCGGCCTTTTGTTCTCCGGCCGCACACCCCTGTATTCGGGGATGGTCGGCCTGGCCCTGACAGCCATCGTCATCCTTGGTTCGGCAATCATCCTGCGGGCGCAAAAGACATGGTTGCGGGCGGCCTTCTGGGTGGCGCTGGGGATCCTCTGCTCAGGGTTCTTCCGCATGGGCATTGGTGTCATCCTGCTGGTGATCGCCTCGCTCGCTATCGCCTGCGCGTTCATACAGGGTGGACGTGCCACCCTCCGTGCCTGCGTCATGGCCCTGGCCGAAGGTGCGCGCCATGCGGTGCCGGTAGGTATCGCGTGCGCCTTGGTCGGGGTAATCATCGGGGTGATCTCATTAACCGGCCTGGCGACGACATTCGCCGGGTACATTCTCGACCTGGGCCGGGAAAACCTTTTCCTGTCGCTGCTTTTGACCATGTTGACCTGCCTGGTCCTGGGCATGGGTATCCCGACCATTCCCAATTACATCATCACCAGCTCCATCGCCGCGCCGGCCTTGCTGGAGCTCGGGGTGCCGCTGATCGTCTCACACATGTTCGTGTTTTATTTCGGCATCCTTGCCGACCTGACGCCGCCGGTAGCGTTGGCCTGCTTTGCCGCCGCCCCCATTGCCAAAGAGAAAGGGCTATTGATCAGCTTCTGGGCGGTACGCATTGCAATGGCCGGTTTCGTCGTGCCGTTCATGGCGGTGTATGACCCGGCGTTGATGATGCAGGGCGACAGCGTCGGCGCAACCCTGTACATCCTGATCAAGGCCATGTTTGCAGTGGCACTCTGGGGATGCGCGGCCACCGGTCACTGGCGCATGCCCATGCCATGGTGGGAACGGCTGTTGGCGTTCATGGCAGGTGTATCGCTGATTCTTGCCTTGCCCATCAGCGACGAGGTCGGCTTCGCCTTGGGCATTGCCGTCATGGGCTGGCATTACTGGCGCAGCCGGCCCGCGCCCGGGCAACCGGCATGA